The sequence below is a genomic window from Hippocampus zosterae strain Florida chromosome 7, ASM2543408v3, whole genome shotgun sequence.
GCTCGATACCAGTTCAGACATGTTGATATCGGGTCTCCATAAGTGGATGATAAGAACCGCTCGGTGTCGATACCAAGCCAACATATTGATATCTTCTCTGGAGTCCCCCAAAATCGAGATTTACACATTATACAAACAACTAGACTGTGAACGTCGGACTTGACTCTCTTCTCTGGCTGGACTAAATTTAACTGTGAATCATTGGACTTTAATCACCCTTGTGATAGTGACTACGTGCACATCCACACACGCGCTCATCTGAGACATGCATTATCGCTACATCCTTATAGCATTGCTGCATTACTGTTGCACAATGTTTCAGATTTTTCCTAATGTAGCGTCACCCAATTTCTAGGACAGTGGTTcatctgccatggaggttaagacacactcgactcaagatgtcaattagttatgacacgaccgcttggccatcgctgactgcagatgatcacatgacattgcttgtccaatcagtgctgcaggaaatttagttcgctcagtcgtcAACGTGTAACTGTCGTCATAGTATGtcctaaaataatttttaaaaagtacttatgtcttgaaattgtattgacttttttctgtttttaataaatgttttttttaatttcttgaatttgtaaaaaaaaaaaatcacatttttatttttcactaatgaagggttcggtcaATGTGcaaatgaactggttgggttcggtacctctaacaaggtaaAGAACTACTggtctaagataagatatattttatttgtcccacactggggaaatttacagcctccagcagcaagaatgtgggtagaaagaagatagaagaaaaaacaaacacacaccgttcaattaagtgcaatataaatacaaaatggataaatcgaagtgctatttgcaattgtttttcacatcatttaattattattattattattgttgttatttttattcagcagcccgacagcagtcggtaggaacgagcgtcggtatctctccttgcagcgcgggtgtaacagtctctggttgAAGGAgttacctagtgctgtcagggcgggctggatagggtgggagggactgtccatcatagcttttagcttagttagcatccttctgttgcccacctccaccAGAGTGTCTAGgcagcagcccaggacagaactggccttcctgaccagtcgctccagtctctttccgtcccgggctgagatgcagCCTGACCAGCAGATATAATGGATgcccgaggccaccaccgagttatagaaagtcttaaggagcgacccctgtaCCCCAAaatacctcagtttcctgagtaggaagagtcggctctgtcctttcctaatcagggtgtccgtgttcgtagaccagtccagtttgttgttcagaagaacacctaggtacttgtaggaggtcaccctctctatgtccataccctggatgttcatcggtgctggtgaggactgtttcctgcagaaatccacaaccaactccttagttttcctagggttgatctggaggagattctgctggcaccagtccacgaagtcctttgtcagttccctgtactcccgatcgtccccctctgtaatgaggccaacaatcatcagagtcatcggagaacttctgaaggtggcagtttggagtggcgtgtctgaactCCCaagtgtagaggatgaacaggaatggagctgtctctgtctctctctctctatgcttagtgagctagctagctctctctctctcgctctgaaATTATGTGCTTGAGTGCGGGAATGTTATTTAGCCAGCTATCAGTTTCAACTtagtgagctagctagctagctatctctctctctctgtgtctctctctctctctgtctctctctctctctgtctctcccgCTCTCTCAGAATGATGTACTTGAGTGCAGGAATGTTATTTAGCCAGCTATCAGTTTCAACTTagtgagctagctagctctctctctctctcgctctgaaATGATGTGCTTGAGTGCAGGAATGTTATTTAGCCAGCTATGAGTTTCAACTtagtgagctagctagctagctctctctctctctctctctctctctctctctttctctctctctctctctctctctctcagaatGATGTACTTGAATGCAAGAATGTTATTTAGTCAGCTATCAGTTTCAatttagcgagctagctagctctctctctctctctctctctctctcacgcacacacacacacacacacacactcacttacACACATACCCCTGAGCATTTTGACCTTAGAAGGACAATAGCGTAGCCACGCATGAGTGTGCGGTTTTGCTTTGTGGTTGGCTCGCGTTGCCTCccgtctctttctctctcacacacacacacctgcacttGACACACTTGGGTAAgatttgtgaatgtgtgtgggaGGAAAGTGAAACACACGGGAGTACAGTCGGCTTGGATTACAGGTTATCTGatcaccgcacacacacacgcacacacacacacatccgcgcTGCCAAGTCAGCAACATTCGGGTGACTGAACATTTCAAGTGAACACCGGTGTCTTGTTTCAGTGAGGCAatactctctctttctttcatgTAGGTCATGTCTTTGTACTCCGCAGTCTCCGGTTGGCTGCACTTTGCCCTCAGCCCCTTCTCACATGGGGCTTGCTCTCCTTTACCGAAAATGTAAATACTGCAGAGCGGTCAGTGTTCTCCACTGTGTGTTGAACGCAGCTTAGTGTTTGCAGTTTTCGCGGCAAACTgcattgcgtgcgtgtgtgtgtgtgtgtgtgtgtgtgtacagatttttttggaaaacattGAGTGCGCTCAGATGTCGGCCTGCTTTTTACACTATGGATGAGATTCACGCCAGAGTGAGAGAACACACTTCCATGCACACACTGAGTCGCACACATATTTGTAGTACACACACAACAAGCCGCGTCATGGTACGAGCCGTATCCAAAAATTCTGCCTCTACAGGCAGAGCCCCCAACACTTATGACACGCCTTCCAAGTTTCATATTGCGAGAGCAACTGGCCTCTGTTGAAAGCAAATCGCTGCCGTCCCAGACGTTGCCACACATCTCATTTTCTGAATGCGTGAAGCTGTGTAGTCCATCTTTGttgcttttctgagaatgtttgttttgagccaaaatggcagacttgtgtgtgattttttttttctccgagtcctctcatgatagacatgtctaccaaatttcacGTTGCTTAGAAAAATTGGCTTGGGTTGTAGTTAAACTTTAAAGGATTCCTGCTCGCCTTTTaagtcattcagtaccagccaattctggaccaagtctgaaaagacgtttaaaaacgtctttgggagtgaatgagttaattgccgCTTGGAACCAAAATCAGGGACTTCCTGTTTCCTGATAGGTGTGAGTTCTTGggactttttgtgggtctattcaTGATGCCAGCCACATTTAATGTTGCTTCACGGTAGGCATACCAGCCAATGTTCTCAAGAAGAAAATGTCTCGCGTTGGAAGCAAATGATTGCTGTCCCAGACGTTACCAAGCATCAAATGATCCGAACGTGAGAACAATGCGACGGCCACGTTCCGCTTCTGTGAGTGAAATGCGGCCATTGTTTGCCTTTCAGGACTGTGAGGCGAGAGGCTCGCAGGACGATGATTCCGCATGAAGCGCGACGCACTCGGCCCCCCGTCGTCCACGACGGCAGCAGCAGGTGTGACGTTGCGACGCTCTCGAGCTCACCCTAGAGTCGTCACCCTCGTAAAACCCAACCGTACCTTGACCCCCTTTCCCCCCTGTCACCTTTAAAGGTTAGACAACAAGGAGGAGTGTGCAAAGTGAAAACGAAAGCCCAAAGAAGATTAGATAAAGGAAAAGTAAAGATCAAGAAAGTACTTGAGCAAGGATCAGGATGAAGTCCAATCATGAACGGAGTAACGAATGTCTGCCCCCAAAGAAGAGGGAGATCCCCCCCAGCACGGTTCCGTCGGAAAGCCATTGCCCTATCGCTCCGCCCCCCGCCGCCGAGCCCCACGCCCCAGGAAACCTCGCCTGGTTCGTGGCCGGCGGGAGTGGCAGCGCCACGAGCGTCCCTCGTAGCGCCGCCCAGTCGGACGCCGCTCTGTATAAATCCTCCGCGTCCGACTCCATGAGACTCGTCTCGTCCCTTCCCGCCGTCTACACCTCGCCTCAGACGCACGTGGGAGGGACGCTCCACTACGCCCAACTGCCCCCCAACGTTCAGTTCATCACTTCGCCCTACGCCGCCCCATACGCCAGTTACATCGCCCCTCAGCTTCTTCCGCCAccccctccgcctccccccctctcctcctccacctctcaGAGATTGTCGTCGCTCCCCGAGAAGCACGCCGCCAAATACGATCAACCTCGAGCATCCATCCGGTACACCTCCGACATGCCCCCACCTCACACCTCCTCCCTGCAGCCCCATCACACCCACGGCGCGCACTACACGAATGTCGGTAGTGCCAGAAAAGAGGATGGCGGCGCAGGCTCCAAAGGGCTTCACAACGGGGGACTGGAGCCGAGTCGGAAGTTCGGGGTCACACCGGAGAAAGCGGTCAAATTGCGCGACGCCTACGAGGCCTGCCAGCCGGTGCTCCCGTCGGGCTACGCTCACGACCCCTTGGCTCTGAGAACCTCCGTCATGCTCATGCCCAACAGCCACGGGGACCCCCAGGTGGCACCGTCCCGGGGCAGCCCTCGGAAGATGCACCCGGAAAAAGGCAGCATCCTCCTGGGAAAACCGGTCAACCGCACCCCTTTGTCGTCCAACCACTCTTTTACATTTCCGCCGCCCTTAAGTGTAGACAATCTGAAAGCCGCTGTCGGCGCCCTGTCGCCACAAACCGTGATACAGACCACTCGCAACTCTACGGTGGAAGGTCTTTCCGTGGGGGTCCATCCCAGCAATATCTACCCCCAGACGCCGGTGATTGGTTACATCGCGGAAGCCGGTGGCGGCCAACATGCGCCAATCAGCTATCATGCCAGCCTACAGCAACATGTGCTCATTGCAGGAGCTCAGCCGGTCATCATCCCGGTCAGCGGCAGCGGCGTGTCTACCTTGGAGCCACCCGCGTCGCAGGTGGTGACGTCCTCTCCCCAGGCCTACGGTGGAGAAACTCCAGACAATCCCGGTCGCTCATGCCACCAGCTCACCTCAGGCGCAGTGGTTCAGGCCCAGCTCCACCTGCCCGCGGGTCCGTCGATGGCGCCCGCTACCCTGTCAGGCGGTGCGGCGGCGGTGGCTCCCCCGTCTCTGCCGGCGTATTTCTTCAAAGGATCCTTTATCCAGCTGGCAGACGGTGAGCTAAAGCGTGTGGAGGAGCTGAAGATGGAGGACTTCATCCAGAGCGCCGAGATCAGCAGCGAGCTGAAGATCGACTCGTCCACGGTGGAGCGCATCGACAGGAGCTGCTCCTCGCCTAACTTTGCAATCGTTCAGTTTTCCGTGGGCGAGCACCGTTCACAGGTaaggcacttaaaaaaaatcataataaagtggtacctctacttacagaattaattggttctggaagaaatgtcataACTCGAAAAGTTTgaaagtagagacgcgttttccatgtaaacgaTACGATATGTAACGGATACTCAATAGATtgcacaatattaaaaatattcattctaggtcatttatacatttttttttcacttttaaatgatcctgccgGCCTGATTAAACCTCCTTGGGGCCGGTTCTGGCCCGCGGGCTGTGTGTTTGACACCGCttaatctacacacacacacagtagaggtccctcttagccaatgggatgccaggatgatgctcagtcgtagccaatggcagagcaacgataagtatgttgcgtttgggaaactcggagctgcgagtagcagcccgtagtgtatttttacctttcatatcttgaaatttctttcagaacATGAGGTAATATTtacctgttgaggcatttcctTTAAAGaaacgttcgtaagtagaggtagcaCTGTATCTGAAATAAACCTTTGGAGACCAAATAGCTTGAGCAAATGGTGAGAGTGAAAAAGAAACGTGATTGGATCTTTTGCCGCACTTGCAGGTGAGTGTGGAGGTCTTGGTGGAGTATCCCTTCTTCGTTTTCGGCCAGGGATGGTCATCATGCTGCCCGGACCGGACCGCCCAACTCCTGGAGCTGCCTTGCACCAAGCTCTCAGTGGGCGATGTTTGTATTTCGCTCACCCTCAAGAATCTGAGGAATGGATCCCTGACCAAGACTCACCGGCCGGAGCCGGTCCCCGCTTCCTTAGCCCTAGCCCCCAGCCACGGGTACCTCCTCGACGCCTCCAAGACAGTCTCCGGCGTCCCCCACAGCAGTGCTGGAGGAGGCTCCAGGTACGGGGAGCAGGAGAACGGCGTAGCGGCTGTGGAAAACGGGGATCTCGGCTTTGGCGAAAGGGCGTCTTTTTTGAAGGAAGAACCTAGGAAGCCaaccagcagcaacagcaggaaGCGCAGATGGTCGGCCCCCGAGTGTCGGAAAGTGGAAAAACCAGAGGAACTGCCCTTGACCTTGGTCAAACCGACTTTTATCCCCCACGAGGTGAAAGTCACCATCGAGGGACGATCGAATATTGGCAAGTGAAGACTCCTTTGAGAAAAATTGAGATTTCTTGCAAAACCGTGGATGCACACTttctttggttttctttttgtcatgaaTACCGTACGGTCGAGTCGGCGATGCTCAACATGTTATCGCATTATTATTAGTCATGTAGTCCAACACAAACAATCTTTGCAGTTTTTTGGACGGCGTTCATGCGATCCGGTTAAAGTGCAAGTAGCCGGTGTGGCGCAAGCTAGCTCATCGCGCGTTAGCGTGAGTTGGTAACTTTGTTGAGTGAGAGATGGCGCGGgtagcgggcgggggggaggggccgacaatgctttttttttcgcctCGTTAGCTTAGCGTTTTAGCCTCGCGGCTGAGTTTTGATCCTCCTTGCGTCTCGCCAGTTTTCAATGATTGTTGAACAAACCTCAATCAGAGGTTTTAAAAAGTGGGCGGCGGAGCTGTGACAGGTCAACGTTGGTTTTATGAAATAGATATCAAACTTTGTACAAGTGCAGACACACTGGGGGTGGCGAAAGTTTGTGTTTGGTGATAACATTTTACTTTATATTTTTGTAACACGATTGAAAGAGAGGCTGTCTGAGagcattttggttttgtttcgttatttttttaacgcagtactgtactgtatgtttgtcgGGGGTAGGGGGGGAGTAACAagtagtagcagcagcagcactttgGCGAGCGAAGCAGGGGGCCGTTTTGTAGGGGTGGGCGGGGCGGGCGGTCCGGTCGACGTGCCTCAAAGGAAATCGTAACGCAAGTGGCGAGGAATTAATGAATTTTTATAACGAAAAGCTCGTGGTGGGGTGAGTTTTGAAGGGTGtctttgtatttgtgtgcaAAATATCTgtcaacacatacacacacacacgaacatacGGCAACACAAAACAGCCCAAGCCATCCCTGTAATTTGATGTATTTGTAGTGCGGGTGTATGGAGAAGTTTCTTCTGTTTTTGGTGCGTTTGTCCCCCGGCGGACTGCTATTTGAACGTCTTGCACACTCGTAGTTGAACAGTACAGTTGCACAGTGCTATGTGGTGTGTTTGTTTAAGACTTTATGTATACCGTGTATAGACAAATAATACACTCATTTCATAAATAGACAATGTGTAAGTCAAGAGAGAGAACAAGAGCGAGTGACAATGTCCAGCGTTTCCACTTGGGAATCTTTGAAAGAGAATCTTGCTGTTTGCACATCAGGAGGAAAGAAGGAGTtggatgttttgggttttttttgtgggtggacCCTGTTTTCTTCGATCAGACAGAAACACTGGAGCATCCCTAAATCTCTTAACCATTCATGACTATTTtatgcagtggtgccttgatatACAAGTTTTCCCGTGTTAGAAGCTGTTAGGTGGCTACATGTGTCTTTAGGGCCAACATAGAAGCACTCAGGGGGTGCTACATGCCTCACCcctttatttaagataagataagaaatcctttattagtctcgcaatggataaattcccgattcacagcagcaaagttatgaaaggaagaattcGAAGAACAAAATACAGGATTTGACTCCCCTTATTGCATGCTGTGCGCTAAACAAGCTAGCAGCCACCTAGCTGTTAATCCCAGGGAACCTATTTGGCACCTTGAAGTCAGCCTGGTGAGCAATATCAGGAAAGCTGTCTTGGGTGGAACTTAAGGGCAAAAATAATGATCGTGTTACCCCATTTTTGGCTCTTCTTTCTAGCCTTGTTCACTAAACAAGCTACTAGTCACCTTGGATGTAACCTGAGCACGCATTGGAATTATTTTGGGCGCAACTCAAAGTGTGTGGATCTAGGGAGGGACCGGCCTTGCTCCAAAAGGGAAGGTATCCAAGGGAAACCCCCTGGGAAAACCTTTGGATGAATTCCTGAGATATACATTAGCCATTAGCCAACTTGCTAGCTACCTAGAG
It includes:
- the LOC127604145 gene encoding ataxin-1-like; this translates as MKSNHERSNECLPPKKREIPPSTVPSESHCPIAPPPAAEPHAPGNLAWFVAGGSGSATSVPRSAAQSDAALYKSSASDSMRLVSSLPAVYTSPQTHVGGTLHYAQLPPNVQFITSPYAAPYASYIAPQLLPPPPPPPPLSSSTSQRLSSLPEKHAAKYDQPRASIRYTSDMPPPHTSSLQPHHTHGAHYTNVGSARKEDGGAGSKGLHNGGLEPSRKFGVTPEKAVKLRDAYEACQPVLPSGYAHDPLALRTSVMLMPNSHGDPQVAPSRGSPRKMHPEKGSILLGKPVNRTPLSSNHSFTFPPPLSVDNLKAAVGALSPQTVIQTTRNSTVEGLSVGVHPSNIYPQTPVIGYIAEAGGGQHAPISYHASLQQHVLIAGAQPVIIPVSGSGVSTLEPPASQVVTSSPQAYGGETPDNPGRSCHQLTSGAVVQAQLHLPAGPSMAPATLSGGAAAVAPPSLPAYFFKGSFIQLADGELKRVEELKMEDFIQSAEISSELKIDSSTVERIDRSCSSPNFAIVQFSVGEHRSQVSVEVLVEYPFFVFGQGWSSCCPDRTAQLLELPCTKLSVGDVCISLTLKNLRNGSLTKTHRPEPVPASLALAPSHGYLLDASKTVSGVPHSSAGGGSRYGEQENGVAAVENGDLGFGERASFLKEEPRKPTSSNSRKRRWSAPECRKVEKPEELPLTLVKPTFIPHEVKVTIEGRSNIGK